In the genome of Podospora pseudocomata strain CBS 415.72m chromosome 2 map unlocalized CBS415.72m_2.2, whole genome shotgun sequence, one region contains:
- the FAR11 gene encoding Factor arrest protein 11 (BUSCO:EOG09260RVQ; COG:S; EggNog:ENOG503NW4G) produces the protein MNSLWPSRASSAANDASKKGKEASQPPAAEPPAQKTGVDQDGTVDASAAGPANTSKPPPPPPTSLAKRPLLVRNQQPSAPSIPPAVPSVPAPPIPNTANSNETNDASQPQQQQGQQSQQQQQQNVSPNDSLSLAQLRRIVNDFPNREPIAYDYEYTDMGPLEEEIDEWFMYNFWQWVRLNAANRAFHTAWGKYFASPESSPTESQAQPPPGWDEVDASKRKEFITSILGHIKPLSDDQDDRMVRGEAIGAVVYLVLGRWTETVTVRKVGMLNGVVEGKCKSAATKVQLDAMKEGVRVLAECGGVEVMWDALRGAFEPFWADEPPQSLQMQAEELIHLMTVMYVVIQLTLEDSEGMEEVRPRLLALNPNLVDFLMLATAKLRWDEAGILPQTQIFLLFWKSILLVFGGMKELAETKKATSEREINEKDMELITASPLDYHVFRQEITSKYPAYVPPQPAIPLEAEHTSLLPHLPSHPPRNTAQTGIISGPPNQTGGGSILNQPVHIATPAPSPPPSPAAGGKGAKKQNYQTNQNFPFMYPPLDATSNSAGGKGGAGLQDLLVGRKWEGSDVPASIMEAGELFSKRVRMTRATRQLWDERERFLKEGRGGCEGADEDLIDELDLDELTLEEKEELGLVKPGDKDGKASRSGADYGPREVDDNTKRRLDAVEEFYKEALPQLQSAVVVLLKQVLAIASNMVIASPNGQQQGGGLPAGRANGPSQAPGPNGTGGKGPDPGSPSDADVDEMRNREIAAKAATGILILLLKWLKLSHVLKFEYLTQLLLDSCYIPLVLKLFAVHDVQQVVENKLDRLEHSFFYFCGSRAGVIPHPGMPNPTATEFEDVEEVSEEEDDAAPPPIKRRRSPTTTPDQQGASQDAQQSFDAQQQQAPPTRPEVDELGYPVNPLPSEPITDFSRRNFFCLINYLRIMQKICKNKAHRNLLLVQYKSSPILRKTLKVPQQELRLYTLKLFKNQVPYCGRKWRQSNMRVITAVYLYCRPELRDEWLAGSDIDAEVEEALPLEQALRSLTHWFNVRKYPETMAVFDREKGKRVMMEKIERSFFMREMEKLDPGGGLGFGFGFGGDGLMMGPEMMMMGDEQMGYGYMMQQAQMQRELQQQQSYQQMMHAHQQQQYQGQGQGQQQQQQQQQHSGGWEGEGGQPGQGQAWGMS, from the exons ATGAACTCACTCTGGCCATCCCGTGCCTCGAGCGCTGCGAATGACGCATCcaagaaaggaaaagaagcatCGCAGCCACCTGCAGCTGAGCCACCAGCTCAAAAAACAGGAGTCGACCAAGATGGCACGGTCGACGCCAGCGCTGCTGGCCCCGCCAACacatcaaaaccaccccctcctcctcccacatccCTGGCCAAgcgccccctcctcgtccgtaACCAACAACCCTCAGCACCTTCCATTCCCCCAGCTGTTCCCTCTGTCCCCGCACCACCGATTCCAAACACAGCTAACAGCAACGAGACCAATGATGCCTctcagccgcagcagcagcagggtcAACaatcccagcagcagcaacaacaaaatGTCTCGCCAAACGACTCCCTTTCGTTGGCACAACTTAGACGAATTGTGAACGACTTCCCCAACAGAGAACCGATAGCCTACGACTACGAATACACCGACATGGGCCCCCTCGAGGAGGAAATCGACGAGTGGTTCATGTATAATTTCTGGCAGTGGGTTAGGTTGAACGCTGCGAACAGGGCTTTTCACACGGCGTGGGGGAAGTACTTTGCCTCGCCCGAGTCTTCACCTACAGAAAGCCAGGCTCAGCCCCCGCCGGGATGGGATGAGGTGGATGCTTCGAAACGAAAGGAGTTCATCACGAGTATTTTGGGGCATATCAAGCCGTTGAGCGATGATCAAGACGATAGGATGGTCAGAGGGGAGGCGattggggcggtggtgtatCTTGTTCTGGGGCGGTGGACGGAGACGGTGACTGTTAGGAAGGTGGGGATGCTGAatggggttgtggaggggaagTGCAAGAGTGCGGCTACGAAGGTGCAGTTGGATGCtatgaaggagggggtgagggtgttggcggagtgtggaggggtggaggtgatgtGGGATGCGCTGAGAGGGGCCTTTGAGCCGTTTTGGGCGGATGAGCCGCCGCAGAGTTTGCAGATGCAGGCAGAGGAGCTGATTCATTTGATGACGGTCATGTATGTCGTTATTCAGCTCACTCTGGAGGATTCGGAAGGGATGGAAGAGGTCAGGCCGAGGTTGC TTGCCTTGAACCCCAACCTGGTGGACTTTCTCATGCTAGCGACGGCAAAGCTGAGGTGGGATGAGGCTGGGATTTTGCCACAGACTCAGATCTTCCTCTTGTTTTGGAAGTCAATATTGCTGGTGTTTGGTGGTATGAAGGAGCTTGCAGAGACGAAGAAGGCGACAAGCGAGAGGGAGATCAACGAAAAAGACATGGAACTGATTACGGCCTCGCCGTTGGACTACCACGTATTCCGACAGGAGATTACATCAAAATACCCAGCATACGTCCCGCCTCAGCCAGCAATTCCATTGGAAGCAGAGCACACATCATTACTACCTCACTTACCCAGTCACCCACCCCGAAACACCGCCCAAACTGGGATTATCTCCGGTCCTCCTAACCAGACGGGAGGAGGATCGATCCTTAACCAGCCCGTTCATATTGCGACACCagcgccatcaccacccccgagcCCGGCAGCCGGTGGTAAGGGcgcaaagaaacaaaactaCCAAACCAACCAGAATTTCCCTTTCATGTACCCACCGCTCGACGCGACTAGTAACAGCGCAGGTgggaaaggaggagcagggcTCCAGGATctgctggtggggaggaagtgGGAAGGCAGCGATGTGCCAGCCTCGATCATGGAAGCAGGAGAACTCTTCTCTAAGAGAGTGCGTATGACGCGGGCTACTCGACAACTGTgggacgagagagagaggtttCTGAAAGAGGGCAGGGGCGGCTGCGAGGGAGCGGATGAGGATCTCATCGATGAGCTCGACCTTGACGAGTTGACgcttgaggagaaggaggaactGGGCTTGGTGAAGCCAGGAGACAAAGATGGAAAGGCGTCCAGATCAGGAGCGGATTATGGCCCCAGGGAGGTTGACGACAACACGAAGCGGCGGTTGGATGCAGTTGAAGAGTTTTACAAGGAGGCGCTGCCACAGCTCCAGTCTGCggttgtggtgttgctgaagcAGGTTCTGGCCATTGCTAGTAACATGGTTATTGCCAGTCCTAATGGGCAGCAACAGGGTGGTGGTCTACCTGCCGGCCGGGCTAATGGGCCGAGCCAGGCGCCTGGGCCTAATGGGACCGGCGGGAAGGGACCTGATCCGGGTTCGCCCTCAGATGCAGATGTGGATGAGATGAGGAATCGGGAAATTGCTGCCAAGGCTGCCACGGGTATCCTGATCCTGTTGTTGAAGTGGCTGAAGCTCTCTC ACGTTCTAAAGTTCGAGTACTTGACACAGCTCCTGTTGGATTCTTGCTACATTCCGCTGGTACTCAAGTTGTTTGCTGTCCACGACGTACAGCAGGTTGTGGAAAATAAACTTGATCGTCTCGAGCATAG CTTCTTCTACTTCTGCGGCTCTCGGGCTGGCGTGATACCCCATCCGGGCATGCCTAACCCTACAGCGACAGAAttcgaggatgtcgaggaagtcagtgaggaagaggacgatgcGGCCCCCCCGCCCATCAAACGTCGTcgatcaccaacaaccacacctGATCAGCAAGGAGCGTCCCAAGACGCACAGCAATCGTTTGAtgcacaacaacaacaagcacccCCCACGCGCCCAGAAGTTGACGAGCTCGGCTACCCCgtcaaccctctccccagcGAGCCCATCACGGACTTTTCGCGGCGAAACTTCTTTTGCCTGATCAACTATCTACGAATCATGCAAAAGATCTGCAAGAACAAGGCCCACCGGAACTTGCTACTGGTGCAGTACAAGtcatcccccatcctccgcaaGACCCTGAAGGTTCCCCAGCAGGAACTACGGCTGTACACCctcaagctcttcaaaaacCAAGTCCCCTACTGCGGCCGCAAGTGGCGGCAGTCAAACATGCGGGTAATCACGGCGGTGTACCTTTACTGCCGCCCAGAACTGCGAGACGAATGGCTGGCCGGCTCCGATATCGACGcagaggttgaggaagccCTTCCGCTCGAGCAGGCCCTGCGCAGTCTGACGCACTGGTTCAACGTGAGGAAGTACCCGGAGACGATGGCGGTTTTCGACcgggaaaaggggaagagggtgatgatggagaagatTGAGCGGTCGTTCTTtatgagggagatggagaagctTGATccgggaggggggttggggtttgggtttgggtttgggggggatgggttgatgatggggccggagatgatgatgatgggggatgaGCAGATGGGTTATGGTTATATGATGCAGCAGGCGCAGATGCAGAGGGagttgcagcagcagcagagtTATCAGCAGATGATGCATGcgcatcagcagcagcagtatcAGGGACAGGGgcagggacagcagcagcagcagcagcagcagcagcatagtggagggtgggagggggaggggggacaacCCGGACAGGGGCAGGCTTGGGGGATGTCTTAG
- a CDS encoding uncharacterized protein (COG:S; EggNog:ENOG503P683) — MTYVDDTNTRQAADAASKFVNWYYSQINEGKGVSQSYVTNNDTYKNAGHPPADICVNGLVCPTPEDWEKILAQQREAPKATNDKKHVSYVVDTFDAHVINADYRFGATQNLIDIHGPNDGVRMMIMVNVSGTVYFGVSKRSNEEYSVKQHFNDVFILVPNWDSLAKQSKYGKRFLIASQTYRAY; from the exons ATGACTTACGTCGACGATACCAACACTCGGCAAGCCGCTGATG CTGCTTCAAAGTTCGTCAACTGGTACTACAGCCAAATCAATGAGGGAAAGGGCGTCAGCCAGTCCTACGTGACCAACAATGACACCTACAAGAACGCCGGCCACCCCCCTGCCGACATCTGTGTCAACGGCCTAGTCTGCCCCACCCCAGAAGACTGGGAGAAGATTCTTGCCCAGCAGCGCGAAGCCCCCAAAGCCACCAACGACAAGAAACACGTCAGCTACGTCGTCGACACCTTTGATGCGCACGTCATCAACGCCGATTACCGCTTTGGCGCCACTCAGAACCTGATCGATATTCACGGGCCTAACGACGGCgtgaggatgatgatcatGGTCAATGTCTCTGGTACGGTCTACTTCGGAGTCAGCAAGAGGAGCAACGAGGAGTACTCGGTCAAGCAGCATTTCAACGATGTGTTTATTCTGGTGCCGAACTGGGATTCGCTGGCCAAGCAGTCGAAGTATGGGAAGAGGTTTCTGATTGCTAGCCAGACGTACAGGGCTTACTAG
- a CDS encoding uncharacterized protein (EggNog:ENOG503P6VG; COG:J), with the protein MVRITVSSLLRTALRPTASVPRCTARSFSSLPTLRPTLAPTPSAFRAPSQTLLSRGPILQQQSPSSGAEGVLDLISSTSISSNPAMQSMQVRCGPRPTMANASRLIQKRRHGFLSRIKTKNGRKTIARRRAAGRRRLSA; encoded by the exons ATGGTCAGAATAACCGTATCATCCCTCCTCAGGACGGCGCTCCGGCCAACCGCCTCTGTTCCTAGGTGCACCGCCAG atccttctcctccctcccaaccctccGCCCAACCCTtgcacccaccccctccgcttTTCGCGCCCCATCTCAGACCCTTCTGTCCCGGGGACCTATCCTCCAGCAACAATCACCTAGCAGTGGGGCCGAAGGAGTCCTCGATTTgatctcttccacctccatctcctccaacccggCGATGCAGTCGATGCAAGTCCGTTGCGGACCCCGCCCAACAATGGCCAACGCCAGTCGCCTGATACAGAAAAGGAGACACGGGTTCTTGAGCAGGATCAAGACCAAGAACGGGAGGAAGACAATTGCGAGGAGAAGGGCAGCAGgcagaaggaggttgagtgCTTAA
- the VIB1 gene encoding heterokaryon incompatibility protein (EggNog:ENOG503NUVH; COG:L), with product MSATATYTMAELRAETQHGSLWSNYGNPVQMTGRFNPQDPSVPPPAPSHLVRPRSRQHTMDYPQYHHPRPGQEEGDGYDRYPHPSLMNIPSINSLKRPYSQVDQAPYTEMVQDLREDYKPSNHDQKLLSFKKVGDKHTIVDAKGRMHEMEIDAQLHGMFFLSEFPSAAGDGNVLNAELTCYRRNLFQISGSLCFPQVPLSVLLESGETSQIKNMEVSISAIESVDGHPVRLIVIPWKTPPPNSPEVNQAPDQEPPNLPLIPWAEDEDDTSGEHYAIYPIGWRRLQFRIATANNGRRKELQQHFVLHLKLHGTLANGQKLVLSELTTAPIVVRGRSPRNFQARKEIPLLGSSAGSRGQTLVETGQGIVAQAVVLNKPPHDARPRISSLDGHVPRGAFTFTAPKQMPQSPMQMRSNSYPTTWNPSSQVSMPHNPGSATYPTATMPSEPYPKLPLSGAPSYTAEPQEIPIQQTSMPSVQLSLVSQDQQPPPIRTQFATYVQATSAPPHLSLSTTADNSLNVPRYVDSNPRPSKSPRHASHQSVTSSISNDTAPGEYRYGPPQSAYAANDMSPQSQHPSSAQGGPSQYGAPSQENNTSAPSSATAPNAPPPRDYFPSSQSWTTTAGEPSASSVSYNNGSSDRPYAFPSVKPESHQHGHQQQQHPHPPPPPGSHSSGAPGGVYGGVGHYAWNAT from the exons ATGTCAGCCACAGCGACATACACGATGGCAGAGCTGAGGGCTGAGACTCAACACGGTAGCCTCTGGTCCAACTATGGAAATCCCGTTCAGATGACGGGCAGATTCAATCCTCAAGATCCATCCGTaccgccaccagcaccatcgCATCTCGTGCGTCCTAGAAGTCGCCAGCACACCATGGACTACCCGCAatatcaccacccccggcccGGCCAGGAAGAGGGCGACGGATACGACCGGTACCCGCACCCATCTCTGATGAACatccccagcatcaacagcctcAAAAGGCCATACTCCCAGGTTGACCAGGCGCCCTATACCGAGATGGTCCAGGACCTGCGGGAGGACTACAAGCCCTCCAACCACGACCAGAAACTTTTGTCGTTCAAGAAAGTGGGGGACAAGCACACCATCGTCGACGCGAAGGGACGGATGCACGAAATGGAGATTGACGCCCAGCTCCACGGCATGTTCTTCCTGTCCGAGTTTCCCTCGGCTGCGGGTGACGGCAACGTGTTGAACGCCGAGTTGACGTGCTATCGGCGCAACTTGTTCCAGATCAGCGGCAGCCTTTGCTTCCCACAGGTCCCATTGTCGGTGCTTTTGGAGTCTGGCGAGACCAGCCAGATCAAGAATATGGAAGTCAGCATTTCCGCCATCGAGTCTGTCGATGGACACCCAGTCCGGTTGATCGTGATCCCATGGAAGACACCGCCACCAAACTCGCCTGAGGTAAACCAGGCCCCAGACCAGGAGCCGCCCAATCTTCCCTTGATTCCATGGgcggaggacgaggatgacacAAGTGGCGAACACTACGCTATCTACCCGATCGGATGGCGCCGTCTCCAGTTCAGAAT AGCCACGGCGAACAACGGCCGACGGAAGGAGCTGCAACAGCACTTCGTGTTGCACCTCAAGCTTCACGGAACTTTGGCAAACGGGCAAAAGCTCGTCCTCTCGGAGCTGACAACGGCACCCATTGTGGTGAGAGGCAGAAGTCCGCGCAACTTCCAGGCCAGAAAGGAGATTCCTTTGTTGGGATCTAGTGCCGGCTCGCGGGGCCAGACTCTTGTTGAGACTGGCCAGGGAATCGTCGCCCAGGCGGTTGTTCTCAACAAGCCGCCACACGATGCCAGACCTCGCATCTCGAGCTTGGACGGACACGTTCCCAGGGGAGCCTTTACCTTCACTGCTCCGAAGCAAATGCCGCAGAGCCCGATGCAGATGCGGTCAAA CTCTTATCCCACCACATGGAATCCTTCGAGCCAGGTGTCGATGCCACACAACCCAGGTTCAGCGACATACCCTACCGCGACAATGCCATCCGAGCCCTACCCGAAGCTGCCGCTTTCTGGCGCGCCTAGCTACACAGCTGAGCCTCAGGAGATACCCATCCAGCAGACATCGATGCCATCCGTTCAGCTCTCCCTTGTCTCGCAAGatcaacagccaccaccgaTCCGAACTCAGTTCGCTACCTACGTGCAAGCAACCTCCGCGCCACCACACTTGTCCCTGTCGACGACCGCCGATAACTCGCTCAACGTGCCCCGATATGTCGACAGCAACCCCCGGCCATCAAAGTCGCCGCGTCATGCGAGCCACCAGTCGGTTACCTCTTCCATTTCAAACGACACAGCCCCAGGAGAGTACCGTTACGGCCCCCCTCAATCAGCCTACGCGGCGAACGACATGAGCCCACAGTCACAGCACCCATCAAGTGCTCAGGGTGGACCTTCTCAATACGGAGCGCCATCGCAAGAGAACAACACTTCAGCGCCTTCGTCGGCCACAGCTCCCAACGCACCGCCGCCCAGAGACTATTTCCCCTCTTCGCAGAGCTGGACCACCACGGCGGGCGAACCTTCAGCATCAAGCGTCTCATACAACAATGGTAGTTCCGACAGGCCTTACGCGTTTCCGAGCGTGAAGCCCGAGTCGCATCAGCACggccaccagcaacagcaacaccctcacccccctccacccccaggCTCTCATTCTTCCGGGGCTCCCGGAGGCGTTTACGGCGGGGTTGGGCATTATGCCTGGAATGCCACTTGA
- a CDS encoding uncharacterized protein (EggNog:ENOG503NY15; COG:O) yields the protein MAETERDTELQSLEAIFPEIQTPNKDDPYTIALELPVTPSKPVIVYFPTASNDGPPPDPTVGRAPNGVNPHAGPAIAGGGQQGEPQVDSHELAHLPSIRLELSFGPRYPQEEPPKVSISTNPPWLPSETIKKLQDDGPRLWEDMGRDMVGFSYIDHIQQAAEEIFGLVGDGDALEVDPSHRIAILDYDIRARRAAFEKETFECGVCLDPKKGAFCHKMMDCGHVFCVECLQDFYNSAIKEGNLAAVKCPAPNCAKEREKSRSPSGRKRKKPKVFISPSELLQIPIDEDTVRRYVTLKYKTELESDKNTIYCPRQWCNGAARSKRHKRPTGLELADASEDDESLTSEDDDDDDDNEETPEGEVGKSKPYNKTEDLLSICDTCSFAFCSRCMQSWHGEFVGCRRPKEELTAEELATIEYMKAHTTPCPTCAAPAQKTHGCNHMICYRCQTHFCYLCSAWLDPGNPYQHFNTAPDGRVTSCFMRLWELELGDGADVGYGFAGGGAGRPAPAVVFDERVEQFIPEIEEATDGEEEEGQEGAGEDQGVRGRPAVAAPVQQPPLRPPAPQQPAGGPAQEVGIAREGPLVLRIAANNPAPAAPAPVPAQGGGNNAGVAAARGGPRGRQGAGGALAARGGRGGVHRGGHQQRGGGGGRGGRGGGHAGFGPGGQGGHNRGGGRGGGGGGHRQNVNNQAQQGQRRNNNQNNQNQAGVGGGEHNMVEMMEMLDGNGELDPRQEEWVRRFVRLALNDEEDDFNEDDFDFVVPR from the coding sequence ATGGCAGAAACCGAGCGAGACACCGAGCTCCAGTCTTTAGAGGCCATATTTCCAGAGATACAAACGCCCAACAAGGACGACCCTTATACCATCGCCCTCGAACTTCCCGTCACCCCCTCGAAGCCTGTCATTGTCTACTTTCCCACCGCTTCCAACGATGGTCCACCTCCAGATCCCACCGTTGGACGAGCCCCAAATGGCGTCAACCCCCATGCCGGCCCCGCCATAGCTGGTGGCGGCCAACAGGGCGAACCGCAAGTTGACTCCCATGAACTAGCCCACCTCCCATCGATACGGCTCGAACTTTCTTTCGGCCCCCGATACCCCCAGGAAGAACCTCCCAAGGTTAGCATTTCTACAAATCCGCCATGGCTTCCATCCGAAACGATCAAGAAGCTCCAGGATGACGGTCCGAGGCTATGGGAGGATATGGGGCGTGATATGGTCGGCTTCAGCTACATCGACCACATACAacaggcggccgaggagataTTTGGACTGGTTGGTGACGGAGATGCGTTGGAGGTTGACCCGAGCCACAGGATTGCCATTCTCGACTACGACATCAGAGCCAGGAGAGCTGCTTTTGAGAAGGAGACCTTTGAGTGTGGTGTATGTCTGGATCCCAAAAAGGGCGCCTTTTGCCACAAAATGATGGACTGTGGGCACGTCTTTTGCGTCGAATGTCTCCAAGACTTTTACAACAGCGCCATCAAAGAGGGGAACTTGGCGGCAGTCAAATGTCCAGCACCCAACTGCGCCAAAGAACGTGAAAAGTCACGGTCTCCCTCGGGTCGAAAGCGGAAAAAGCCAAAGGTCTTCATCAGCCCTAGCGAACTGCTCCAGATCCCCATCGACGAGGACACCGTCAGACGCTACGTGACGCTCAAATACAAGACCGAGCTCGAGTCGGACAAGAACACGATCTACTGTCCCCGTCAATGGTGCAACGGTGCCGCCAGGTCGAAGAGGCATAAACGACCTACCGGCCTCGAACTCGCCGACGCATCAGAAGACGACGAAAGCTTGACCTCtgaagacgatgacgacgacgacgacaacgaagAGACGCCCGAAGGTGAAGTCGGAAAGTCGAAACCGTACAATAAGACGGAGGACCTGCTGTCGATATGCGACACGTGCAGCTTTGCCTTTTGCAGCAGGTGCATGCAGTCGTGGCACGGGGAGTTTGTCGGCTGCCGGAGGCCAAAGGAGGAGCtgacggcggaggagctggcgaCGATTGAGTACATGAAGGCGCACACCACCCCTTGCCCTACGTGTGCTGCCCCTGCGCAGAAGACGCACGGGTGCAACCACATGATTTGCTATCGGTGCCAGACGCACTTTTGCTACTTGTGCTCTGCGTGGTTGGATCCGGGGAATCCGTACCAGCATTTCAACACGGCGCCTGACGGGAGGGTGACGAGCTGTTTTATGAGGTTGtgggagctggagttgggggatggggcggATGTGGGTTATGGGTTTGCAGgcgggggggcggggaggccggcgccggcggtggtgtttgatgagagggttgagCAGTTTATTCctgagattgaggaggctacggatggggaggaggaggaggggcaggagggggcgggggaggatcAGGGGGTTAGGGGGAGGCCGGCGGTCGCAGCACCGGTtcaacagcctcctcttcggccACCGGCGCCACAGCAACCGGCTGGTGGTCCGGCGCAAGAGGTTGGGATTGCGAGGGAGGGGCCGCTGGTGTTGAGGATTGCTGCTAATAACCCGGcgcctgctgctcctgctccggtGCCAGCGcagggaggggggaataATGCTGGGGTAGCAGCAGCCCGCGGAGGTCCGCGTGGGAGACagggagctggtggtgcgTTGGCTGCtcgaggtgggagaggaggtgtaCATCGAGGGGGACATCAACagagaggtggaggtggtggtcggggaggtcggggaggaggacacgCCGGCTTCGGACCCGGCGGACAAGGAGGCCATAACAGGGGAGGTGgccgagggggtggtggtggtggccaccGGCAAAATGTTAATAATCAGGCACAACAGGGGCAGCGTCGTAATAACAACCAGAACAACCAGAACCAAGcaggagttgggggaggggagcataacatggtggagatgatggagatgcTGGATGGGAACGGGGAGCTGGACCCGAGACaggaggagtgggtgaggCGGTTTGTGAGGTTGGCGTTGaacgatgaggaggatgattttAATGAGGATGATTTTGATTTTGTGGTGCCGAGGTGA
- a CDS encoding uncharacterized protein (EggNog:ENOG503NXJI; COG:I) encodes MSDNITPLASLSLTHVYYNPNDPLSHLCAFLALVPQALCVVYATLLWSTREAEVLLMFLGQLTCELINFVLKRLIKEERPKHVISTGGKGYGMPSSHAQFAVFWAVALGLFLMVRHRPPRSHIKKGQMQKEKAEGEQEGPALVDVPRRYKEGGLRAVNAHLEAYSHTPWSWAQRAVVSLAAGVVAVLVAWSRIYLGYHTPKQVLAGSAAGAVSAVAWFAVTYMVRETGLLAWGLEFPVARWLRIRDLVVEEDLCQAGWEKWEERRILTLSKLKEKNK; translated from the exons ATGTccgacaacatcacccccctcgcaTCTCTATCCCTCACCCACGTGTACTAC AACCCCAAcgaccccctctcccacctctgcgccttcctcgccctcgtccCCCAAGCCCTCTGCGTCGTCTacgccaccctcctctggTCCACCCGCGAAGCCGAAGTCCTCCTGATGTTCCTCGGCCAACTAACCTGCGAACTCATCAACTTCGTCCTCAAACGCCTCATCAAAGAAGAACGCCCAAAACACGTCATCAGCACCGGTGGAAAGGGGTACGGCATGCCATCATCACACGCGCAATTCGCCGTCTTTTGGGCGGTAGCACTGGGGTTATTTCTCATGGTCAGGCACAGGCCGCCAAGGTCCCACATCAAAAAGGGGCAGATgcagaaggaaaaggcagaAGGGGAACAAGAAGGGCCGGCGCTGGTTGACGTGCCGAGACGGTACAAGGAGGGTGGGTTGCGGGCTGTGAACGCACATTTGGAGGCGTATTCCCACACGCCGTGGTCGTGGGCGcagagggcggtggtgagcttggctGCGGGGGTTGTGGCGGTTTTGGTGGCCTGGAGTCGGATTTATCTTGGGTATCATACGCCTAAGCAGGTGCTGGCTGGGTCGGCGGCTGGGGCTGTGAGTGCGGTGGCTTGGTTTGCTGTTACTTACatggtgagggagacggggttgttggcgtgggggttggagtttCCTGTTGCCAGGTGGCTGAGGATACGAgacttggtggtggaggaggacttGTGTCAGGCTGGGTGGGAGAAGTGGGAAGAGCGGAGGATATTGACTCTGAGTAAGTTgaaggaaaagaacaagTAA